Below is a genomic region from Granulicella sibirica.
GCTTTGCGATATACAGATCGATCGCTGCGGACAGTTTCATAGCAGATCTCCCAGATCGAAGTCCGCCACACGTCGCAACATGGTGATATCGACCTTGGCGTAGATGCCCGTGGACATTGCGCTCCGATGCCCCAGCAGGTCGCCGATCTCCTTCAACGACAAGCCCTCCTGTAGCAGATGCGTTGCGCAGGCATGACGCAGACTGTGGTCCGCTTCGTCGGCAGAGTATCCCCGCTGCCTTGAGCCGATGGCTTGTCAGCTTCCATAAGCTCGAAGTCTCGACACGTCGATGAGGCATATGAAGCGTCACGAACAGATGCCGGTAGTCGGTGCGCGGCCGGGCCTTGGTGATGTACTCCAGGATCGATTCGCCCACCTCGTGCTGCAGAGGGTATCGCTGCGTTCCGCCGCGCTTGGAGTGCGTCACCGCGAACGTCTCCCCGGACCAGTCGAAGTCGCTCAACAGAAGACGCGAGACCTCTCCACTGCGCAACCCATAGATCGCGAACAACGACAGGATCGCTCTTGCACGTAGAGCGGACGCGCTCTTGCCTTGGATGCCTTGGAGCAACCGCTGTACTTCCGTCCATGTCGGCCCTTCCGGCAGACCTTCATGAACGTACCTGCGTGGGCTTGCGATCCCTTCCGCGATACCGTGCTTGCACCATCCACGCCGCTCCGCATGACGGAAGAAGGATCGGAGCGCCTGTGCAGCCACAGTCACCGATGTCCGGTTCCAACGGGTGCTGCCTTGCAGGATCAGGAACTCATCCACATCCTGAAGCCGCACACTCGCCAGGCAAGGATGCTTCTCGGCGAACCAAGTCAAGAACCGCGACGCCTTCCATCGATGCGAGCGCACCGACAGCGGCGATAGCCCCTGCTCTTCGGTCATCCATCGCGCGAAGTCTTCAAGATGATCCGCGAACCAGGTGTGCGCCGTGGGCGGCGACTTCAGCCTGCCCGCGAAGCGCAGCCATTTCTTCGCCACATACTCGAAGTAGCTCTCCGTTCGAACATAAGTGCGGGCCCTGGCGTTCGCTTGCTGCTGGTCGACCCAACGCCGCGCAGCCTCCTTGACCTCGCCCAGATCGACATCGCGCAGCGTTTCCAGCTTGAGCAGATCGATGACATGCAACATCTGCCCAGACACATTACGAAGCGCGACGCGGCTTGTTCCGCGCTCCTGCAAATACTTCAGAAAAGCCAACCGCTCCTCCAGCAACGGAGCGTTACGGTGACGGTTGAGTGCAAACGGAAGATCCAACAACGTATCCAGCATGATCGGGGTCTCCTTGATCCCGGCTCATGCTAGACCTTCAACTTATGTTGTCTCCAAAACCGCCATCCCCAGTGTTTAGAGGGCCTCCACCGCCGAACGTCACATAACTGCGAAGACAACATAATCGGCGGACGCGGTGCCGGTCACTAAGCCAACCGTCTTTCCCACAACAAATGCGACGGCCACGGCCTCGGCC
It encodes:
- a CDS encoding tyrosine-type recombinase/integrase: MLDTLLDLPFALNRHRNAPLLEERLAFLKYLQERGTSRVALRNVSGQMLHVIDLLKLETLRDVDLGEVKEAARRWVDQQQANARARTYVRTESYFEYVAKKWLRFAGRLKSPPTAHTWFADHLEDFARWMTEEQGLSPLSVRSHRWKASRFLTWFAEKHPCLASVRLQDVDEFLILQGSTRWNRTSVTVAAQALRSFFRHAERRGWCKHGIAEGIASPRRYVHEGLPEGPTWTEVQRLLQGIQGKSASALRARAILSLFAIYGLRSGEVSRLLLSDFDWSGETFAVTHSKRGGTQRYPLQHEVGESILEYITKARPRTDYRHLFVTLHMPHRRVETSSLWKLTSHRLKAAGILCRRSGPQSASCLRNASATGGLVVEGDRRPAGASERNVHGHLRQGRYHHVATCGGLRSGRSAMKLSAAIDLYIAKRQAMGEKFYSPAALLRALSRSHGEIELSSLTQDQMSSFLAGPRTGPATWRQKYGMLRVFFEHWRVRAELHMAPLPPPAPKYTTSFVPYIYSVSELRLLLAAVPCCQRRDECLMSASTFRALLLLLYGTGMRIGEALRLRGGNVNLGNGILTIRGTKFYKSRLVPLGADVHAHLREYLALPGRVDRDDEPLFQSRLHKQVPRQVVEKRFRILCNLAGVRREKSSPYQPRIHDLRHTFAVHRLTEWYRKGDDAQALLPALSTYLGHVELHSTQRYLTMTPELLGEANRRFERYVCGGSDE